A genome region from Deltaproteobacteria bacterium includes the following:
- a CDS encoding diacylglycerol kinase family protein has product MTRGSSPRSLTFTGRIRSFSFAIHGIAIMLRSQHNAWIHAAATVSVVTVGVFFGISRTDWCWIVLAIVAVWTAEAVNTALEFLTDVASPGFHPIAGQAKDVAAGAVLIAATGSVIIGVLVLGPHLLRWLGWIRA; this is encoded by the coding sequence ATGACCCGAGGCTCATCCCCGCGATCCCTTACCTTTACCGGGCGGATTCGTAGCTTCTCCTTTGCAATCCATGGCATCGCAATCATGCTACGGTCGCAACACAACGCATGGATCCATGCGGCAGCTACCGTCTCGGTCGTCACCGTGGGTGTATTCTTCGGAATCTCGCGAACTGATTGGTGCTGGATCGTGCTCGCTATCGTTGCGGTGTGGACTGCGGAAGCTGTTAACACGGCCCTCGAGTTCCTCACGGACGTCGCCTCGCCGGGTTTCCATCCAATCGCCGGTCAGGCCAAAGATGTGGCCGCAGGTGCTGTCCTCATCGCGGCCACCGGCTCGGTCATCATCGGCGTCCTCGTTCTCGGGCCTCACCTACTTCGCTGGCTCGGTTGGATCCGTGCCTAG